A single window of Channa argus isolate prfri chromosome 2, Channa argus male v1.0, whole genome shotgun sequence DNA harbors:
- the LOC137111677 gene encoding leucine-rich repeat-containing protein 49 isoform X2, translating to MNHSNQENRGHACGQRKFVQTPTVPSFSSEITECSTVPSAGGSRGFNYTTGFPFTQLPCDNFTSNFQRLDLDRRCLEEIPQLGIMNELQLLSLQHNLITRIQHLSQMQQLVFLNLYDNHISEMAGIETLNSLRILMLGKNRIHKICCPASLSKLNILDLHDNQICKIENISHLNELRVLNLAGNNISRFENLQGLDCLTELNLRHNCISFVTEVDRLPCLQRLFLSCNNITSIHQLTCLGESHSLSELTLDGNPVALETWYKQAVLRCVLHLRQLDMKRITDEDRRMAGVQARKEEEKKRESHKQTIYKEKRRLAIRNAAQQWEGVKACLELPPTNGAKEEVSPENSPAHSPAQANGLIQEPSPDEPRRVSPGSGPERLSGGTDSRLRTNSRPNSPRDPKLVEAGSSSVQSLSLSDSHLAELDGDTLRLFGLGALEALERGWGVQTAGAVTVITFRYINFDAIVPTLPRIRVKFPNLSHMIFLETNISRLPQLAALAQVRRLEQLTIHPEGNPVVSLSLWRSFIIYRLHHFNLQKINGQEVTMNDVIAAERVFGTLGHIAATETPHCRLLLLLEESRKRQLQFLLEGRGRRAGLSPEELRDNGKLLGESLSRALFNYPRDCSAESPEEGSVESSQRAAMIEQYLQELVRRASDTNLKGEALHKLWPSMFAEMVRDCVLEMRDRAAFRQASLAKLTETK from the exons ATGAATCATTCTAACCAAG AAAACAGGGGGCATGCGTGTGGCCAGAGAAAATTTGTCCAGACACCCACAGTACCATCATTTTCCAGTGAGATTACAGAGTGTTCGACTGTACCATCAGCAG GAGGTTCCAGAGGATTTAACTACACCACTGGTTTTCCCTTTACTCAGTTGCCTTGTGACAATTTTACGTCTAATTTTCAACGACTCGACTTGGACAG GCGCTGTCTGGAGGAAATCCCCCAGCTCGGTATCATGAATGAATTGCAGCTTCTCAGCCTCCAACACAATCTAATCACAAGGATCCAGCATTTGTCACAAATGCAACAGCTGGTTTTCCTAAACTTGTATGACAATCACATCTCTGAAATGGCCGGCATTGAAACTCTAAACTCTCTGAGGATCCTTATGCTGGGGAAGAACAG AATCCATAAAATATGCTGCCCAGCAAGCCTGTCGAAACTGAATATCCTGGACTTGCATGACAATCAG ATCTGCAAGATAGAAAACATATCTCACCTGAATGAGCTTCGAGTGTTAAACCTGGCGGGAAACAACATCTCCAGATTTGAAAACCTGCAGGGCCTTGACTGTTTGACTGAGCTCAACCTAAGGCACAATTGCATATCTTTTGTG ACTGAGGTGGACCGCCTGCCCTGCTTGCAGCGCCTCTTTCTTAGCTGCAACAACATCACCAG TATTCATCAGCTAACCTGCCTTGGAGAGTCACACTCCCTGTCTGAGCTCACCCTGGATGGGAATCCTGTAGCCCTGGAGACATGGTACAAGCAGGCCGTCCTGCGCTGTGTGCTTCATCTGAGACAGCTGGACATGAAGCGCATTACA GACGAGGATCGGCGCATGGCTGGTGTACAGGCtcgaaaagaggaggagaagaagagggaaaGTCACAAGCAGACAATTTATAAG GAGAAACGGCGTCTGGCCATCCGAAATGCAGCGCAGCAGTGGGAGGGTGTCAAAGCCTGCCTGGAGCTGCCACCAACAAATGGCGCTAAAGAAGAAGTTAGTCCAGAGAATAGTCCTGCCCACAGCCCAGCCCAGGCAAATGGCCTCATACAGGAACCTTCCCCAGACGAGCCAAG acgTGTAAGCCCAGGTTCAGGACCAGAGCGACTATCCGGGGGAACGGACAGCAGACTTCGCACCAACAGTCGTCCAAACAGCCCACGTGACCCCAA GCTTGTAGAGGCAGGAAGCAGTAGTGTTCAGAGCTTGTCCCTGTCTGACAGTCACCTGGCAGAGCTGGATGGAGACACCCTGCGTTTATTTGGACTCGGGGCCCTTGAGGCCCTGGAGAGGGGCTGGGGAGTTCAGACTGCTGGTGCTGTCACTGTAATAACCTTCCGCTACATCAACTTTGATGCCATTGTACCAACACTGCCACGAATAAGAGTCAAGTTCCCTAATCTATCG CACATGATCTTCTTGGAAACCAACATCAGCCGTTTGCCGCAGCTAGCGGCCCTGGCTCAGGTGAGGCGTCTGGAACAGCTGACCATCCACCCAGAGGGTAACCCAGTGGTCAGTCTGTCTCTGTGGCGCTCTTTCATTATCTACCGCCTCCACCACTTCAACCTGCAGAAGATCAATGGCCAGGAG GTGACCATGAATGATGTCATTGCTGCAGAGCGTGTGTTTGGTACATTGGGTCATATAGCAGCCACGGAAACTCCACATTGCCGGCTCCTCCTGCTGCTAGAGGAGTCCAG GAAGCGTCAGCTGCAATTCCTGTTAGAGGGGCGTGGGCGGCGAGCAGGGCTGAGTCCAGAGGAGCTGCGAGACAACGGGAAGCTCTTAGGAGAAAGCCTGAGCAGAGCACTTTTCAATTACCCAAGAGACTGCAGTGCAGAGAGCCCTGAG GAGGGCAGTGTGGAGTCATCACAGCGTGCTGCCATGATAGAGCAGTACCTCCAGGAGTTGGTCCGGAGGGCATCAGACACAAATCTAAAGGGTGAGGCTCTTCACAAGCTCTGGCCCTCTATGTTTGCAGAGATGGTGAGAGACTGTGTGTTGGAGATGAGGGACAGAGCTGCCTTCCGCCAAGCCAGCCTTGCAAAGCTCACAGAGACCAAGTGA
- the LOC137111677 gene encoding leucine-rich repeat-containing protein 49 isoform X1: MDQERAEGKTTRSHKRSATVNDRWVFLPPMVNSCKLHPTTVKSVTPERTLKTDFQYVKEKNVNTTQTMNHSNQENRGHACGQRKFVQTPTVPSFSSEITECSTVPSAGGSRGFNYTTGFPFTQLPCDNFTSNFQRLDLDRRCLEEIPQLGIMNELQLLSLQHNLITRIQHLSQMQQLVFLNLYDNHISEMAGIETLNSLRILMLGKNRIHKICCPASLSKLNILDLHDNQICKIENISHLNELRVLNLAGNNISRFENLQGLDCLTELNLRHNCISFVTEVDRLPCLQRLFLSCNNITSIHQLTCLGESHSLSELTLDGNPVALETWYKQAVLRCVLHLRQLDMKRITDEDRRMAGVQARKEEEKKRESHKQTIYKEKRRLAIRNAAQQWEGVKACLELPPTNGAKEEVSPENSPAHSPAQANGLIQEPSPDEPRRVSPGSGPERLSGGTDSRLRTNSRPNSPRDPKLVEAGSSSVQSLSLSDSHLAELDGDTLRLFGLGALEALERGWGVQTAGAVTVITFRYINFDAIVPTLPRIRVKFPNLSHMIFLETNISRLPQLAALAQVRRLEQLTIHPEGNPVVSLSLWRSFIIYRLHHFNLQKINGQEVTMNDVIAAERVFGTLGHIAATETPHCRLLLLLEESRKRQLQFLLEGRGRRAGLSPEELRDNGKLLGESLSRALFNYPRDCSAESPEEGSVESSQRAAMIEQYLQELVRRASDTNLKGEALHKLWPSMFAEMVRDCVLEMRDRAAFRQASLAKLTETK; the protein is encoded by the exons ATGGATCAGGAGCGGGCTGAGGGCAAAACGACGCGTTCTCATAAACGTAGCGCCACCGTCAACGATAGATGGGTGTTTCTTCCCCCCATG GTCAACAGCTGCAAGTTGCACCCTACAACTGTCAAATCAGTAACACCAGAGAGAACATTAAAG ACGGACTTTCAATATGTTAAGGAAAAAAACGTGAATACCACCCAGACAATGAATCATTCTAACCAAG AAAACAGGGGGCATGCGTGTGGCCAGAGAAAATTTGTCCAGACACCCACAGTACCATCATTTTCCAGTGAGATTACAGAGTGTTCGACTGTACCATCAGCAG GAGGTTCCAGAGGATTTAACTACACCACTGGTTTTCCCTTTACTCAGTTGCCTTGTGACAATTTTACGTCTAATTTTCAACGACTCGACTTGGACAG GCGCTGTCTGGAGGAAATCCCCCAGCTCGGTATCATGAATGAATTGCAGCTTCTCAGCCTCCAACACAATCTAATCACAAGGATCCAGCATTTGTCACAAATGCAACAGCTGGTTTTCCTAAACTTGTATGACAATCACATCTCTGAAATGGCCGGCATTGAAACTCTAAACTCTCTGAGGATCCTTATGCTGGGGAAGAACAG AATCCATAAAATATGCTGCCCAGCAAGCCTGTCGAAACTGAATATCCTGGACTTGCATGACAATCAG ATCTGCAAGATAGAAAACATATCTCACCTGAATGAGCTTCGAGTGTTAAACCTGGCGGGAAACAACATCTCCAGATTTGAAAACCTGCAGGGCCTTGACTGTTTGACTGAGCTCAACCTAAGGCACAATTGCATATCTTTTGTG ACTGAGGTGGACCGCCTGCCCTGCTTGCAGCGCCTCTTTCTTAGCTGCAACAACATCACCAG TATTCATCAGCTAACCTGCCTTGGAGAGTCACACTCCCTGTCTGAGCTCACCCTGGATGGGAATCCTGTAGCCCTGGAGACATGGTACAAGCAGGCCGTCCTGCGCTGTGTGCTTCATCTGAGACAGCTGGACATGAAGCGCATTACA GACGAGGATCGGCGCATGGCTGGTGTACAGGCtcgaaaagaggaggagaagaagagggaaaGTCACAAGCAGACAATTTATAAG GAGAAACGGCGTCTGGCCATCCGAAATGCAGCGCAGCAGTGGGAGGGTGTCAAAGCCTGCCTGGAGCTGCCACCAACAAATGGCGCTAAAGAAGAAGTTAGTCCAGAGAATAGTCCTGCCCACAGCCCAGCCCAGGCAAATGGCCTCATACAGGAACCTTCCCCAGACGAGCCAAG acgTGTAAGCCCAGGTTCAGGACCAGAGCGACTATCCGGGGGAACGGACAGCAGACTTCGCACCAACAGTCGTCCAAACAGCCCACGTGACCCCAA GCTTGTAGAGGCAGGAAGCAGTAGTGTTCAGAGCTTGTCCCTGTCTGACAGTCACCTGGCAGAGCTGGATGGAGACACCCTGCGTTTATTTGGACTCGGGGCCCTTGAGGCCCTGGAGAGGGGCTGGGGAGTTCAGACTGCTGGTGCTGTCACTGTAATAACCTTCCGCTACATCAACTTTGATGCCATTGTACCAACACTGCCACGAATAAGAGTCAAGTTCCCTAATCTATCG CACATGATCTTCTTGGAAACCAACATCAGCCGTTTGCCGCAGCTAGCGGCCCTGGCTCAGGTGAGGCGTCTGGAACAGCTGACCATCCACCCAGAGGGTAACCCAGTGGTCAGTCTGTCTCTGTGGCGCTCTTTCATTATCTACCGCCTCCACCACTTCAACCTGCAGAAGATCAATGGCCAGGAG GTGACCATGAATGATGTCATTGCTGCAGAGCGTGTGTTTGGTACATTGGGTCATATAGCAGCCACGGAAACTCCACATTGCCGGCTCCTCCTGCTGCTAGAGGAGTCCAG GAAGCGTCAGCTGCAATTCCTGTTAGAGGGGCGTGGGCGGCGAGCAGGGCTGAGTCCAGAGGAGCTGCGAGACAACGGGAAGCTCTTAGGAGAAAGCCTGAGCAGAGCACTTTTCAATTACCCAAGAGACTGCAGTGCAGAGAGCCCTGAG GAGGGCAGTGTGGAGTCATCACAGCGTGCTGCCATGATAGAGCAGTACCTCCAGGAGTTGGTCCGGAGGGCATCAGACACAAATCTAAAGGGTGAGGCTCTTCACAAGCTCTGGCCCTCTATGTTTGCAGAGATGGTGAGAGACTGTGTGTTGGAGATGAGGGACAGAGCTGCCTTCCGCCAAGCCAGCCTTGCAAAGCTCACAGAGACCAAGTGA
- the LOC137111677 gene encoding leucine-rich repeat-containing protein 49 isoform X4 → MCRQGSVLSLYMCVCVCVCVCACAAWMGMLYAEAESCKTEVDRLPCLQRLFLSCNNITSIHQLTCLGESHSLSELTLDGNPVALETWYKQAVLRCVLHLRQLDMKRITDEDRRMAGVQARKEEEKKRESHKQTIYKEKRRLAIRNAAQQWEGVKACLELPPTNGAKEEVSPENSPAHSPAQANGLIQEPSPDEPRRVSPGSGPERLSGGTDSRLRTNSRPNSPRDPKLVEAGSSSVQSLSLSDSHLAELDGDTLRLFGLGALEALERGWGVQTAGAVTVITFRYINFDAIVPTLPRIRVKFPNLSHMIFLETNISRLPQLAALAQVRRLEQLTIHPEGNPVVSLSLWRSFIIYRLHHFNLQKINGQEVTMNDVIAAERVFGTLGHIAATETPHCRLLLLLEESRKRQLQFLLEGRGRRAGLSPEELRDNGKLLGESLSRALFNYPRDCSAESPEEGSVESSQRAAMIEQYLQELVRRASDTNLKGEALHKLWPSMFAEMVRDCVLEMRDRAAFRQASLAKLTETK, encoded by the exons ATGTGCAGACAAGGCAGCGTCCTCTctctatatatgtgtgtgtgtgtgtgtgtgtgtgtgtgtgcatgtgcagctTGGATGGGGATGCTGTATGCTGAAGCTGAAAGCTGCAAG ACTGAGGTGGACCGCCTGCCCTGCTTGCAGCGCCTCTTTCTTAGCTGCAACAACATCACCAG TATTCATCAGCTAACCTGCCTTGGAGAGTCACACTCCCTGTCTGAGCTCACCCTGGATGGGAATCCTGTAGCCCTGGAGACATGGTACAAGCAGGCCGTCCTGCGCTGTGTGCTTCATCTGAGACAGCTGGACATGAAGCGCATTACA GACGAGGATCGGCGCATGGCTGGTGTACAGGCtcgaaaagaggaggagaagaagagggaaaGTCACAAGCAGACAATTTATAAG GAGAAACGGCGTCTGGCCATCCGAAATGCAGCGCAGCAGTGGGAGGGTGTCAAAGCCTGCCTGGAGCTGCCACCAACAAATGGCGCTAAAGAAGAAGTTAGTCCAGAGAATAGTCCTGCCCACAGCCCAGCCCAGGCAAATGGCCTCATACAGGAACCTTCCCCAGACGAGCCAAG acgTGTAAGCCCAGGTTCAGGACCAGAGCGACTATCCGGGGGAACGGACAGCAGACTTCGCACCAACAGTCGTCCAAACAGCCCACGTGACCCCAA GCTTGTAGAGGCAGGAAGCAGTAGTGTTCAGAGCTTGTCCCTGTCTGACAGTCACCTGGCAGAGCTGGATGGAGACACCCTGCGTTTATTTGGACTCGGGGCCCTTGAGGCCCTGGAGAGGGGCTGGGGAGTTCAGACTGCTGGTGCTGTCACTGTAATAACCTTCCGCTACATCAACTTTGATGCCATTGTACCAACACTGCCACGAATAAGAGTCAAGTTCCCTAATCTATCG CACATGATCTTCTTGGAAACCAACATCAGCCGTTTGCCGCAGCTAGCGGCCCTGGCTCAGGTGAGGCGTCTGGAACAGCTGACCATCCACCCAGAGGGTAACCCAGTGGTCAGTCTGTCTCTGTGGCGCTCTTTCATTATCTACCGCCTCCACCACTTCAACCTGCAGAAGATCAATGGCCAGGAG GTGACCATGAATGATGTCATTGCTGCAGAGCGTGTGTTTGGTACATTGGGTCATATAGCAGCCACGGAAACTCCACATTGCCGGCTCCTCCTGCTGCTAGAGGAGTCCAG GAAGCGTCAGCTGCAATTCCTGTTAGAGGGGCGTGGGCGGCGAGCAGGGCTGAGTCCAGAGGAGCTGCGAGACAACGGGAAGCTCTTAGGAGAAAGCCTGAGCAGAGCACTTTTCAATTACCCAAGAGACTGCAGTGCAGAGAGCCCTGAG GAGGGCAGTGTGGAGTCATCACAGCGTGCTGCCATGATAGAGCAGTACCTCCAGGAGTTGGTCCGGAGGGCATCAGACACAAATCTAAAGGGTGAGGCTCTTCACAAGCTCTGGCCCTCTATGTTTGCAGAGATGGTGAGAGACTGTGTGTTGGAGATGAGGGACAGAGCTGCCTTCCGCCAAGCCAGCCTTGCAAAGCTCACAGAGACCAAGTGA
- the larp6a gene encoding la-related protein 6a, translating into MHALVNAFMRCLSFLLPPSWLCVSFCLWVGNECEETLSRPNPRARFKSRKLLTYEEVAAVAAAAAVLEAQGGSCPCVSPGPGCVSLAATSPAAPQGPPSGLIWIGGLWRAVERVLGAPWVLLRHHWRPKKHRAALRTSYPVCAFESNKIKTFQGGAAAAAAATATTTTTTYGEGKGKGGRTLTYSRNMSGSAGIPSPSPSAECASNASAERGIDEVITVDQHTQEMGTVTITVAIQAAEDEEPEEVPCNNIDFLGGSCSEDEIGRHDKSSGAGTSGGELEEESWQPPDTELMQKLVAQIEYYLSDENLEHDAFLLKHVRRNKLGFVSVKLLTSFKKVKHLTRDWRTTAYALRHSKILELNDEGRKVRRKSPVPVFASESLPSRMLLLSDLQRWPELAALTKDNGGIEGGATQQEQLMKLLLKAFGTYGAIASVRVLKPGKDLPADLKRLSSRYNQLGTEECAIVEFEEVEAAVKANEAVGSEDGGASSLGLKVVLIGTKPPKKKVPKERPREEGGMRKSRSLNSRVRELQYHGEDSACSSSETESTPTSPRLARKSQSCNKLSPTTAGISFQNNHLSPSMSPRNSPWSSPRGSPCPQRKAPHSHKSPLASEGRLSPEAGRRWADYSSDSSLTPSGSPWVQRRKQVASQESSPVGSPMMGRKIQNADGLPPGVTRLPRGPDGTRGFHCVTAGERGKSAATQT; encoded by the exons atGCACGCCTTGGTGAACGCCTTCATGCGCTGTCTCTCCTTCCTCTTGCCTCCCTCTTGGCTTTGTGTCAGCTTTTGCTTGTGGGTTGGGAATGAGTGCGAAGAGACGCTGTCGCGGCCCAATCCCAGAGCTCGTTTCAAAAGCAGAAAGCTTCTTACATATGAGgaagtagcagcagtagcagcagcagcagcagtactAGAAGCACAAGGCGGCTCCTGCCCGTGTGTCTCACCAGGTCCAGGCTGCGTCTCGCTGGCTGCTACAAGCCCCGCTGCTCCTCAGGGCCCTCCGTCGGGTCTGATCTGGATCGGGGGTCTCTGGCGAGCCGTGGAGCGCGTCCTCGGAGCCCCCTGGGTCCTTCTCCGCCATCACTGGCGCCCGAAGAAGCATCGTGCAGCTTTACGCACCTCGTATCCTGTCTGTGCCTTTGAGTCGAACAAGATTAAAACCTTCCAAGGAGGcgcggctgctgctgctgctgctactgctactactacaacaacaacatacGGTGAAGGGAAGGGAAAGGGTGGACGCACCTTGACTTATTCGAGGAACATGAGCGGGTCCGCGGGGATCCCCAGTCCGAGCCCGTCAGCGGAGTGCGCCTCAAATGCGTCAGCGGAGCGGGGCATCGATGAGGTAATCACCGTGGATCAGCACACGCAGGAGATGGGGACGGTGACGATAACAGTGGCCATTCAAGCGGCGGAGGACGAGGAGCCCGAGGAAGTGCCATGCAATAATATTGACTTCCTTGGAGGCAGCTGTAGTGAGGACGAAATCGGAAGACATGACAAATCAAG TGGAGCAGGAACCAGTGGAggtgagctggaggaggagagctGGCAGCCCCCAGATACAGAGCTCATGCAGAAGTTGGTCGCTCAGATCGAGTACTACTTGTCGGATGAGAACCTGGAGCACGATGCCTTTCTGCTCAAACATGTCAGACGCAACAAACTCGGTTTTGTCAGCGTCAAGCTGCTCACCTCGTTCAAAAAG GTGAAACACTTGACTCGTGACTGGAGAACAACTGCTTATGCGCTGAGACACTCAAAGATACTTGAGTTGAATGATGAGGGGCGTAAAGTACGACGTAAATCCCCAGTGCCTGTCTTTGCCAGCGAATCGCTTCCCAGCCGCATGCTGCTTTTAAGTGATTTGCAGAGGTGGCCAGAGCTGGCTGCTCTCACCAAGGATAACGGAGGCATCGAGGGAGGAGCCACTCAGCAGGAGCAGCTGATGAAGCTGTTGCTGAAAGCCTTTGGAACATATGGCGCCATCGCCTCTGTCAGAGTCCTGAAGCCTGGGAAGGACCTGCCGGCTGACCTAAAGAGGCTGAGCAGCCGCTACAACCAGCTAGGCACCGAGGAATGTGCCATCGTGGAGTTTGAGGAAGTGGAAGCTGCTGTAAAAGCCAATGAAGCTGTGGGGAGCGAGGATGGAGGGGCCAGTTCACTGGGGTTGAAAGTGGTCCTGATTGGCACCAAGCCACCCAAGAAGAAGGTACCCAAGGAACGACCACGTGAGGAGGGGGGAATGCGCAAAAGTCGCTCGCTCAACAGCAGAGTACGAGAGCTTCAGTACCACGGGGAGGACTCGGCCTGCAGCTCCTCAGAGACTGAGAGCACCCCTACTTCCCCCAGGCTGGCCAGAAAGTCCCAGTCCTGCAACAAGCTCAGCCCCACCACTGCAGGCATCAGCTTCCAGAACAATCACCTGAGTCCTAGTATGTCTCCACGTAACAGTCCTTGGTCTAGCCCCCGTGGCAGCCCCTGTCCTCAACGCAAAGCTCCTCATTCACACAAGTCTCCCTTGGCCAGTGAGGGCAGACTGAGCCCCGAGGCTGGGCGCCGCTGGGCAGACTACTCGTCAGACAGTAGTCTCACCCCTTCAGGGAGCCCATGGGTTCAGCGGCGCAAGCAGGTGGCATCTCAGGAGAGTAGTCCAGTTGGTAGCCCGATGATGGGTAGAAAGATCCAGAATGCTGACGGCCTGCCACCAGGTGTAACGAGGCTGCCAAGGGGTCCTGACGGAACCCGCGGCTTTCACTGTGTCACGGCTGGCGAGCGGGGAAAGAGCGCTGCTACTCAGACTTGA
- the LOC137111677 gene encoding leucine-rich repeat-containing protein 49 isoform X3: protein MNELQLLSLQHNLITRIQHLSQMQQLVFLNLYDNHISEMAGIETLNSLRILMLGKNRIHKICCPASLSKLNILDLHDNQICKIENISHLNELRVLNLAGNNISRFENLQGLDCLTELNLRHNCISFVTEVDRLPCLQRLFLSCNNITSIHQLTCLGESHSLSELTLDGNPVALETWYKQAVLRCVLHLRQLDMKRITDEDRRMAGVQARKEEEKKRESHKQTIYKEKRRLAIRNAAQQWEGVKACLELPPTNGAKEEVSPENSPAHSPAQANGLIQEPSPDEPRRVSPGSGPERLSGGTDSRLRTNSRPNSPRDPKLVEAGSSSVQSLSLSDSHLAELDGDTLRLFGLGALEALERGWGVQTAGAVTVITFRYINFDAIVPTLPRIRVKFPNLSHMIFLETNISRLPQLAALAQVRRLEQLTIHPEGNPVVSLSLWRSFIIYRLHHFNLQKINGQEVTMNDVIAAERVFGTLGHIAATETPHCRLLLLLEESRKRQLQFLLEGRGRRAGLSPEELRDNGKLLGESLSRALFNYPRDCSAESPEEGSVESSQRAAMIEQYLQELVRRASDTNLKGEALHKLWPSMFAEMVRDCVLEMRDRAAFRQASLAKLTETK from the exons ATGAATGAATTGCAGCTTCTCAGCCTCCAACACAATCTAATCACAAGGATCCAGCATTTGTCACAAATGCAACAGCTGGTTTTCCTAAACTTGTATGACAATCACATCTCTGAAATGGCCGGCATTGAAACTCTAAACTCTCTGAGGATCCTTATGCTGGGGAAGAACAG AATCCATAAAATATGCTGCCCAGCAAGCCTGTCGAAACTGAATATCCTGGACTTGCATGACAATCAG ATCTGCAAGATAGAAAACATATCTCACCTGAATGAGCTTCGAGTGTTAAACCTGGCGGGAAACAACATCTCCAGATTTGAAAACCTGCAGGGCCTTGACTGTTTGACTGAGCTCAACCTAAGGCACAATTGCATATCTTTTGTG ACTGAGGTGGACCGCCTGCCCTGCTTGCAGCGCCTCTTTCTTAGCTGCAACAACATCACCAG TATTCATCAGCTAACCTGCCTTGGAGAGTCACACTCCCTGTCTGAGCTCACCCTGGATGGGAATCCTGTAGCCCTGGAGACATGGTACAAGCAGGCCGTCCTGCGCTGTGTGCTTCATCTGAGACAGCTGGACATGAAGCGCATTACA GACGAGGATCGGCGCATGGCTGGTGTACAGGCtcgaaaagaggaggagaagaagagggaaaGTCACAAGCAGACAATTTATAAG GAGAAACGGCGTCTGGCCATCCGAAATGCAGCGCAGCAGTGGGAGGGTGTCAAAGCCTGCCTGGAGCTGCCACCAACAAATGGCGCTAAAGAAGAAGTTAGTCCAGAGAATAGTCCTGCCCACAGCCCAGCCCAGGCAAATGGCCTCATACAGGAACCTTCCCCAGACGAGCCAAG acgTGTAAGCCCAGGTTCAGGACCAGAGCGACTATCCGGGGGAACGGACAGCAGACTTCGCACCAACAGTCGTCCAAACAGCCCACGTGACCCCAA GCTTGTAGAGGCAGGAAGCAGTAGTGTTCAGAGCTTGTCCCTGTCTGACAGTCACCTGGCAGAGCTGGATGGAGACACCCTGCGTTTATTTGGACTCGGGGCCCTTGAGGCCCTGGAGAGGGGCTGGGGAGTTCAGACTGCTGGTGCTGTCACTGTAATAACCTTCCGCTACATCAACTTTGATGCCATTGTACCAACACTGCCACGAATAAGAGTCAAGTTCCCTAATCTATCG CACATGATCTTCTTGGAAACCAACATCAGCCGTTTGCCGCAGCTAGCGGCCCTGGCTCAGGTGAGGCGTCTGGAACAGCTGACCATCCACCCAGAGGGTAACCCAGTGGTCAGTCTGTCTCTGTGGCGCTCTTTCATTATCTACCGCCTCCACCACTTCAACCTGCAGAAGATCAATGGCCAGGAG GTGACCATGAATGATGTCATTGCTGCAGAGCGTGTGTTTGGTACATTGGGTCATATAGCAGCCACGGAAACTCCACATTGCCGGCTCCTCCTGCTGCTAGAGGAGTCCAG GAAGCGTCAGCTGCAATTCCTGTTAGAGGGGCGTGGGCGGCGAGCAGGGCTGAGTCCAGAGGAGCTGCGAGACAACGGGAAGCTCTTAGGAGAAAGCCTGAGCAGAGCACTTTTCAATTACCCAAGAGACTGCAGTGCAGAGAGCCCTGAG GAGGGCAGTGTGGAGTCATCACAGCGTGCTGCCATGATAGAGCAGTACCTCCAGGAGTTGGTCCGGAGGGCATCAGACACAAATCTAAAGGGTGAGGCTCTTCACAAGCTCTGGCCCTCTATGTTTGCAGAGATGGTGAGAGACTGTGTGTTGGAGATGAGGGACAGAGCTGCCTTCCGCCAAGCCAGCCTTGCAAAGCTCACAGAGACCAAGTGA